A stretch of Ferribacterium limneticum DNA encodes these proteins:
- the ntrC gene encoding nitrogen regulation protein NR(I) — MKPVWIVDDDRSIRWVLEKTLSREGVPFKSYASASEAISQLEQGVEPPQVLLSDIRMPGQSGLELLQEVKTRFPSVPVIIMTAYSDLESAVAAFQGGAFEYLPKPFDVDQAVELIRRAIDESMHQSGALEEEGLVPEILGQAPAMQEVFRAIGRLALSHATVLITGESGSGKELVARALHRHSPRADKPFIAINTAAIPKDLLESELFGHERGAFTGAQAQRRGRFEQAEAGTLFLDEIGDMPSELQTRLLRVLSDGHFYRVGGHSPIKANVRVIAATHQNLETRVKDGLFREDLFHRLNVIRIRLPALRERHEDIPLLTRHFLQKSARELGVETKRLTDGALKYLSGLEFQGNVRQLENLCHWLTVMAPGQQVDVGDLPAELREASSVALATDWESALEGEVDRMLARGVPDVHGLMAQTFERILISRALAHTGGRRIEAAQALGIGRNTITRKIAELGIDGGKEHVAE, encoded by the coding sequence ATGAAACCAGTCTGGATCGTAGACGACGATCGTTCCATCCGCTGGGTGCTTGAGAAGACCCTGTCCCGCGAGGGTGTCCCGTTCAAGAGCTACGCCTCGGCCAGCGAGGCGATTTCGCAGCTTGAACAGGGCGTCGAGCCGCCGCAGGTATTGCTGTCCGACATCCGCATGCCCGGCCAGTCCGGGCTGGAGTTGCTGCAGGAGGTCAAAACCCGCTTTCCGTCAGTGCCGGTCATCATCATGACGGCCTATTCCGATCTGGAAAGTGCGGTTGCGGCGTTTCAGGGCGGGGCCTTCGAGTACCTGCCCAAACCTTTCGATGTTGATCAGGCGGTCGAACTGATCCGGCGCGCCATTGACGAGTCAATGCACCAGAGTGGTGCATTGGAGGAAGAGGGGCTGGTGCCGGAGATTCTCGGCCAGGCACCGGCCATGCAGGAAGTATTTCGCGCCATCGGCCGCCTGGCACTCTCGCACGCCACCGTTTTGATTACCGGCGAGTCCGGTTCCGGTAAGGAACTGGTCGCCCGTGCCCTGCATCGGCACAGCCCGCGGGCCGACAAACCTTTCATCGCGATCAACACGGCTGCGATTCCGAAGGATTTGCTGGAGTCCGAACTGTTCGGCCATGAGCGCGGTGCCTTTACCGGCGCCCAGGCGCAGCGGCGCGGCCGTTTCGAGCAGGCCGAAGCGGGCACTTTGTTCCTTGATGAAATCGGCGACATGCCCTCGGAGTTGCAGACCCGCCTGCTGCGCGTCTTGTCGGACGGTCATTTTTATCGCGTCGGCGGTCATTCCCCGATCAAGGCCAATGTGCGAGTGATCGCCGCGACGCACCAGAATCTCGAAACGCGCGTCAAGGACGGCTTGTTCCGCGAGGACTTGTTCCACCGTCTGAACGTCATCCGGATTCGCCTGCCTGCGCTGCGCGAGCGGCACGAAGATATTCCGCTGCTGACCCGCCATTTCCTGCAGAAAAGTGCGCGTGAGCTGGGCGTGGAAACCAAGCGCCTGACTGACGGGGCATTGAAGTATCTGTCCGGCCTGGAATTTCAGGGCAACGTCCGGCAACTGGAAAATCTTTGTCACTGGCTGACCGTGATGGCGCCGGGGCAGCAGGTGGACGTCGGCGACCTGCCGGCCGAGTTGCGCGAGGCCTCTTCCGTGGCGCTGGCGACCGACTGGGAAAGTGCGCTGGAGGGCGAGGTCGACCGCATGCTGGCGCGCGGCGTGCCGGATGTGCATGGCCTTATGGCCCAGACCTTCGAACGTATCCTGATTTCCCGGGCGCTGGCGCATACCGGCGGCCGGCGGATTGAGGCGGCGCAGGCCCTGGGCATCGGCCGCAATACGATCACCCGCAAGATTGCCGAGCTGGGTATCGATGGCGGCAAGGAGCACGTGGCGGAGTAA